In Bicyclus anynana chromosome 1, ilBicAnyn1.1, whole genome shotgun sequence, a single window of DNA contains:
- the LOC112050123 gene encoding GPI mannosyltransferase 4, with protein MFLKTNLFKAIKFKNPVKLPLSYWILVCIRFMLTLLPQSGYIHPDEFFQNVEVIAGDIFTIDVARTWEFNPQFPIRNIFIPKIILGPPLNFIRIIHPFMKYYFNIDLRTPYFLITIPRLFICLLSLINDYCLYKICVLYGQNFRNRLKLFASSYVVLVYCCRSFSNTFEMMFFSVLLLLVAECMHKSDKVIYHNEFLNEKYDQATTPVEKVKIFKLMTHLPNHSLNFVVILASIVVLGIFNRPTFVGFAFPPIFFWLHRGLGSKVVGFKDFHYRIITLIISGIPIFLLLILIDSSYYGYLTMADIDMLKISWDNWVVTPLNFLRYNSDMKNLNAHGLHPRWLHVAVNIPLLFNVLGFTAFIMLFIQTYRFARGKYSKLPKIQSITGLMLFSLIIPVAILSLFPHQEARFILPVLTPLVYLYGNHLYPNDSDGPNFRRLKKMLLYLWYAINVTLTIFFGFIHQGGLYPFTRSLHTEIKNNYGYHFHIITTHSYSIPTYLLQLESTTNIYKDKKTGHSYRLAPTTFINKYGSMPMRELFLTVNDVLSNAEMLLHKRKRKYRIYIASPCSLERKIRHEANKYHYMLVTEEFMYYPHFCSEAFPEFPKEHDQFCLGHNSTQTNQSEAVDLTMLQRISCFLRRFCLRVYRVSPTNYS; from the exons atgtttttaaaaacaaacctcTTTAAGGCGATTAAGTTCAAGAATCCTGTGAAATTACCATTGTCTTACTGGATATTAGTTTGCATAAGATTCATGCTAACTTTATTGCCGCAAAGTGGATACATACATCCAGACGAATTCTTTCAAAATGTAGAAGTAATTGCGG gcGATATTTTCACAATCGACGTAGCCAGAACATGGGAATTCAACCCACAGTTTCCAATACGAAATATCTTTATACCAAAAATTATACTAGGACCCCCTCTTAATTTTATTCGGATAATTCATCcatttatgaaatattatttcaatattgatTTACGAACGCCATACTTCTTAATCACAATACCAAGATTATTTATATGCTTGTTGTCACTCATAAATGATTACTGCTTGTACAAAATATGTGTACTGTACGGACAGAATTTTAGGAATCGGTTGAAGCTCTTTGCCAGTTCATATGTAGTTTTGGTGTATTGCTGTCGTAGTTTCTCAAATACTTTTGAGATGATGTTTTTTTCTgtacttttattattagttgCTGAGTGTATGCATAAGTCAGATAAAGTTATTTATCACAATGAGTTTTTAAATGAGAAATATGATCAAGCAACTACACCTGTTGAAAAGGTGAAGATTTTCAAGTTGATGACCCATTTACCGAACCATTCGTTAAATTTTGTTGTAATTCTAGCATCTATTGTTGTCTTGGGTATCTTCAACCGTCCTACATTCGTTGGTTTTGCATTCCCTCCAATATTCTTTTGGTTACATCGAGGTTTAGGCTCTAAAGTCGTCGGTTTTAAAGATTTTCATTACAGAATTATTACTCTAATTATTTCTGGTATACCAATTTTCTTGCTTCTTATTTTAATTGACTCTAGTTACTATGGTTATTTGACAATGGCAGATATTGATATGTTAAAGATATCTTGGGATAATTGGGTAGTTACTCCGCTAAACTTTCTGAGATATAATTCAGACATGAAGAATCTCAACGCACATGGACTGCACCCTCGTTGGCTGCATGTAGCTGTCAACATACCACTGTTGTTTAATGTTCTGGGATTCACAGCTTTTATTATGCTGTTCATTCAAACTTATAG ATTTGCAAGAGGCAAGTACAGCAAACTACCAAAAATCCAGAGCATCACAGGTCTGATGTTATTTTCACTGATCATTCCAGTAGCCATACTTTCACTGTTCCCACATCAAGAGGCTCGCTTCATCCTACCAGTACTGACACCACTTGTGTATCTGTATGGAAATCACCTGTACCCCAACGACAGTGATGGACCTAACTTCAGACGTTTAAAGAAAATGCTGCTGTATTTATGGTATGCCATAAATGTAACATTAACCATATTTTTTGGGTTCATACACCAAGGTGGCTTATATCCTTTCACAAGAAGCCTGCACAcagaaatcaaaaataattatggaTATCACTTCCACATAATCACAACACATAGTTACAGTATACCAACATATTTACTGCAATTAGAGAGTACAACTAacatttataaagataaaaaaactgGTCATAGCTACAGATTAGCACCGACTaccttcataaataaatatgggtCAATGCCTATGAGGGAATTGTTTCTAACAGTAAATGATGTGTTATCTAACGCTGAAATGTTGTTACATAAACGTAAAAGAAAGTACAGGATTTATATTGCATCACCATGCTCTCTAGAACGTAAGATAAGACATGAAGctaataaatatcattatatgCTAGTGACTGAAGAGTTTATGTACTATCCACATTTTTGTTCTGAAGCTTTTCCAGAATTTCCTAAAGAACACGATCAGTTCTGTCTTGGTCATAATTCTACACAAACCAATCAATCTGAAGCTGTAGATCTGACAATGCTCCAAAGAATCTCATGTTTTCTAAGAAGGTTTTGTCTTAGAGTTTATCGTGTAAGTCCAACTAATTATTCATGA
- the LOC112050124 gene encoding methyltransferase-like protein 25B isoform X2 has protein sequence MLSQVNTIKTAIEMCLKVIKTYEWLLDLYVLDFFVNNHWKKLPASWQQSLENLDPKDLGDILSGNPTIHLLPLSLLALFKTITSLSIPRGNIDCTKTNVAEEKYGCGHPKLKNLFIKHVKLKKRHEMTKMAEFVSMTARESNCRAVLDFGSGLGHLIRILSYKYNLHSVGIEMQTQLTVEARKLDLELEYTVKKYLTEEQMCNLVRPTHCNLTLSSMDQLQHLTLPVSVINYGLVGLHPCGDLGPLLIKHFVNSERVHAFRAALEKLLVQRDPTLRHMPVRSVKHSNNMTFHSYCDAALKQICVQPLDYDSVCCELQQWKKVVMLYTLRLALAPLVETVVLLDRLLYLLENNIPCAIYPVFDPRISPRNHIIVGRKL, from the exons ATGCTCTCTCAAGTAAATACTATTAAAACAGCTATAGAAATGTGTTTAAAGGTTATAAAAACATATGAATGGCTCTTGGATCTCTATGTTTTG GACTTCTTTGTAAACAATCACTGGAAGAAGCTGCCAGCATCATGGCAACAAAGCTTAGAAAATCTAGACCCAAAAGATTTAGGAGACATTCTATCAGGAAACCCTACTATACACTTACTGCCTCTGTCACTTCTGGCCCTTTTTAAGACTATAACTAGCTTAAGTATACCACGGGGAAACATTGACTGCACAAAAACTAATGTAGCTGAAGAGAAATATGGCTGTGGTCATCCAAAactaaaaaatctatttattaaacatgttaagttaaaaaaaagacatGAAATGACCAAAATGGCAGAGTTTGTCAGTATGACGGCCAGGGAAAGTAATTGTAGGGCTGTTCTAGACTTTGGTTCAGGTCTAGGTCACTTAATAAGAATATTGTCATACAAGTACAATTTGCATTCAGTGGGCATTGAGATGCAAACTCAGTTGACTGTGGAAGCTAG GAAACTTGACTTAGAACTGGAATACacagtaaaaaaataccttacAGAAGAGCAAATGTGTAATCTTGTCCGTCCAACTCACTGCAACCTTACCCTGTCCTCCATGGATCAGTTACAGCACCTGACTTTACCTGTTAGTGTGATAAACTATGGGCTAGTTGGATTACACCCTTGTGGAGACTTAGGCCCTCTATTGATTAAGCATTTTGTTAATTCTGAAAGG GTGCATGCCTTCAGAGCAGCTCTGGAAAAATTGCTGGTGCAGAGAGACCCCACACTGAGGCACATGCCCGTCAGAAGCGTGAAGCACTCCAATAACATGACCTTCCATAG ctatTGCGACGCCGCGCTCAAACAGATATGCGTGCAGCCGTTGGACTACGACTCCGTGTGTTGTGAGCTGCAGCAGTGGAAGAAGGTAGTGATGTTGTACACGCTGCGGCTGGCGCTGGCGCCGCTGGTCGAGACCGTTGTACTGTTGGACCGACTGCTGTACTTACTGGAAAACA ATATACCGTGCGCAATTTATCCAGTGTTCGATCCCAGGATATCGCCGCGCAATCATATCATTGTGGGAAGAAAATTGTGA
- the LOC112050124 gene encoding methyltransferase-like protein 25B isoform X1, protein MLSQVNTIKTAIEMCLKVIKTYEWLLDLYVLDFFVNNHWKKLPASWQQSLENLDPKDLGDILSGNPTIHLLPLSLLALFKTITSLSIPRGNIDCTKTNVAEEKYGCGHPKLKNLFIKHVKLKKRHEMTKMAEFVSMTARESNCRAVLDFGSGLGHLIRILSYKYNLHSVGIEMQTQLTVEARKLDLELEYTVKKYLTEEQMCNLVRPTHCNLTLSSMDQLQHLTLPVSVINYGLVGLHPCGDLGPLLIKHFVNSERVKFICVVGCCYMKLSCNSDECGYPISQHVRGLDSALSYISREISCHAFDIYCDRLCRGEYKDLKVHAFRAALEKLLVQRDPTLRHMPVRSVKHSNNMTFHSYCDAALKQICVQPLDYDSVCCELQQWKKVVMLYTLRLALAPLVETVVLLDRLLYLLENNIPCAIYPVFDPRISPRNHIIVGRKL, encoded by the exons ATGCTCTCTCAAGTAAATACTATTAAAACAGCTATAGAAATGTGTTTAAAGGTTATAAAAACATATGAATGGCTCTTGGATCTCTATGTTTTG GACTTCTTTGTAAACAATCACTGGAAGAAGCTGCCAGCATCATGGCAACAAAGCTTAGAAAATCTAGACCCAAAAGATTTAGGAGACATTCTATCAGGAAACCCTACTATACACTTACTGCCTCTGTCACTTCTGGCCCTTTTTAAGACTATAACTAGCTTAAGTATACCACGGGGAAACATTGACTGCACAAAAACTAATGTAGCTGAAGAGAAATATGGCTGTGGTCATCCAAAactaaaaaatctatttattaaacatgttaagttaaaaaaaagacatGAAATGACCAAAATGGCAGAGTTTGTCAGTATGACGGCCAGGGAAAGTAATTGTAGGGCTGTTCTAGACTTTGGTTCAGGTCTAGGTCACTTAATAAGAATATTGTCATACAAGTACAATTTGCATTCAGTGGGCATTGAGATGCAAACTCAGTTGACTGTGGAAGCTAG GAAACTTGACTTAGAACTGGAATACacagtaaaaaaataccttacAGAAGAGCAAATGTGTAATCTTGTCCGTCCAACTCACTGCAACCTTACCCTGTCCTCCATGGATCAGTTACAGCACCTGACTTTACCTGTTAGTGTGATAAACTATGGGCTAGTTGGATTACACCCTTGTGGAGACTTAGGCCCTCTATTGATTAAGCATTTTGTTAATTCTGAAAGG GTGAAATTCATTTGTGTAGTGGGTTGTTGCTACATGAAATTGTCATGCAATAGTGATGAGTGTGGCTACCCCATTAGCCAACATGTGAGGGGCTTGGACAGTGCCCTGTCGTACATCAGCAGAGAGATATCCTGCCATGCATTTGATATTTATTGTGATAGGCTGTGTAGAGGAGAGTATAAGGATTTGAAG GTGCATGCCTTCAGAGCAGCTCTGGAAAAATTGCTGGTGCAGAGAGACCCCACACTGAGGCACATGCCCGTCAGAAGCGTGAAGCACTCCAATAACATGACCTTCCATAG ctatTGCGACGCCGCGCTCAAACAGATATGCGTGCAGCCGTTGGACTACGACTCCGTGTGTTGTGAGCTGCAGCAGTGGAAGAAGGTAGTGATGTTGTACACGCTGCGGCTGGCGCTGGCGCCGCTGGTCGAGACCGTTGTACTGTTGGACCGACTGCTGTACTTACTGGAAAACA ATATACCGTGCGCAATTTATCCAGTGTTCGATCCCAGGATATCGCCGCGCAATCATATCATTGTGGGAAGAAAATTGTGA